The Chelonia mydas isolate rCheMyd1 chromosome 1, rCheMyd1.pri.v2, whole genome shotgun sequence nucleotide sequence cttgagcaaAGTGAGCAGATATGGGGTACGTTATGGGGTAATGTCACACAACAGCGTCTCTCCTGCTTCAGcgactggttaaaagacaggaaacaaagggtaggactaaatggtcagttttcagaagggagggagaggtaactagtggtggggatctgtactgggcccagcgctgttcaacatagtcataaatgacctggaaaaagggggatggagggaggtggtaaaatttgcagatgatacaaaatgtgATGACTGGGCAagcaaaatggcaggtgaaattcagtgctgaGAAGTGCTGAGAAACGCACGTTGGGAAACATCATCCCACCTACACAGACacaatggtggggtctaaatgatggtcagggatacagCCCCATCCTCTGGGTGTTTCTAAACCCTGACTGGTGGAAACTGGGAGCAGATGAGAGCATATGGATTATTCGATAATCGTCCTGTTTTGTTTCTTCCCTCTGAAGAATTTTACAGGCTatcgtcagaagacaggacactgggctagatagaaCAATGGTCTGAACAAATATGGCTGTTCTTCTAATCCTAAATTGTTCCACTGATGGAGGGACTACTGCAGACAAGCGTTTTCAaggggctccctctgctggcGTAGCCACCCTAGAAGACTCCAGGGGGTGCTGAGTGTGGGATGCTGATTGGGGGGGGTGAGTTCTGCCACCTAGGGTCCTGTagcatgagggacagaggctcaTGGGTTGAGCTAGAGCTGGGCTGGAAAACcgagagtccctgccccccatgaaagttttggcccaaactaaaatgtttccttttcatcCATTTTTTGCGGGTAAGTTTTTTTCATACAAAACAGATCATTTTTTCTCTGAAAGCTCAGCTGCCATGAtgctgcccagctgcagctgcctgggtCCCCAAGAGCAATTGGAGGTTTTTAATCTGCCTCTCCCTTATAATGTCAATGAAGGTTGCACTGACGGAGTGTATGGCTGCACTCTGGGTAAGGAAAGGTCTAAACTTCCCAACCAGTCTGCGGCTGGGGTATTGTGCCTATCAGCTACTCTAACCAGccttcccatctctgtgcagcatCTGCCACCCTGTACAATGACACTTCAACAGATCCTGCAGGCAGAGACTACTGAGACAGGTCCTGGTAGCACATCTGAGATGATTCTGTGCTAGCCGGGAGCTGGAGAGGATCCTAGAGCAGTTGTGGAGGTGCAGAGATTGGGGGAGGGTAGCAACCAGTGGATCACTGAGATCTGTACCTAACTTTGGGGATCCCTGTATTCTGGGGGTCACTGTTTCTTCCTCAGGGAAAAGGGAAGGAACCTCTCCTATGAAAACAGTAGGAGGGAATTTTCCCTGTAGGGAGCCTTGTGAaatcttccttccctggctgcacgTAGGGTTTGCAATGCAggagagggggctgctggggagaaatCTGAAtctatatttattaattaatatttttattattattattattattattattatcattatttcaGCAAGATCAAGCTGTGACAACTTTGTTACCACTTGGTCACCCCCGAGGTAGCCCTGTGACTAATCAGAACCATACAAACAGTGATGACAAGCCCGGATTCCAGGAGCAGAGCCTGCAGCCGGGCTTGTGCTGCCGTCCAGTTGGGCAGCATCACCACACGTCCCCTGTGATTTGGCCTCCTGCAGCTTGCCCTTGGCCGTGACAGGGGTTAAAGCTGGTGCAGAGTAAGCCAAGCAGCTGAGGTTCCCTAATGGCCAGGTGGCCCCAAGGGACTGTGCCGGCATGCTTCATAAGGAGAGTTGCCTCCCTATCTGAACAGATACTGCCTGCTGCCTGTGTAACCTCTCCGATGACTCCTTGTCCTTTAGGGTGAAGACCTCTGGTGTCAGCAGCTCCCCTTCTAGCAGGAACTGGGTATGTTGGCAGGTTTCACCATCTTTGAAATGTGGAGTTtaggggaaaggctggaagctgtttcTATTTGCAGATGTTCTGTGCAGTGGCAGAGGACACAGCTGGGCTGTCGGGGTGACTCAGTGAGGGACTGGAGGGCAGGCAGCGCTAGGTAGCTTGGGAACCCCTCCCCTACATGTAGCCAGGATCCTCGGTGGGCTATTCATGCTACACATAAATCTGATATTCAAAGTGAGCTTGGAATATTAAAAACCCAGGTCCCATTTCTAGATGTGCCGTTTGCTCTAGGACCGATCGTGCCAGGGGCTGAGCAAGAGGAGACCCCACAGAATGTCAGTGACTAGTTCCCAATCGCCTCAGGTTTATTTGCTCATGGAAATTTAATcagtaaatgcattttaaaaggttttataaTCTGGCTCGATTGTAAAGGCAGGAATCCAGAGCTGTGTTGCTCTGTGGTAACAGGGCTGATAAGGcatatttctgtttcctgattggcTGAGGGCTCCAGGTTTTTTATCCCGTAGATACCCCTCAGAGTTACAGGGTTACTGGcatctctgccccctctctggTCTCCGAGTGCCAGATGTCAAGCATCATAGCCTACCCACTTGTGGGGTGGAATCCCCCTAACCTGCCATCCTCAGACAGGACTCTTTGTAGCCTTCACACTCACGAGGTGGAAATTCGGGATCCTCCACCCTCAGACTGGGCCCTGGGCTACAGCACTCCGGAGGTCAACTGTGCTTGCTGAGTAGGTCCGAGTGGGTTCAGCACCTGaggttcttccctttgggagtcaGTGACGAGTGGTGAGACAAGTGACCAGTCAGCTTTCTAGAACCAAAATACTGTTTAATCTGAACAGCAGGAAGAAAGCGTAACATGGGAGAATAAGAAGTTCTCTGACCCCAAGTCCTCCCACTCTGATGGAGACCCAGGCAGGCCGAGGGCCTTCAAATTTTCCCAGCGGTGTCTGTGCCTGTCAGTCTGAAGAGCTTCTCAGCAACAGCTGCCCAGCATCTGGAGAGACTCCCAGCACTGGCAAAACAAGCTGTGTAACGTGTCTGGAGCCCGGAAATACGCTCTTCCCAGCTTGTAGCTCCAGTGTGGTCTCTCACCCTCCCTGGGTGGTTACTGAGCGATGGCTCTTCTTGAGCTGttgcttcccttcctgcttgttttccagcaGCCTGCTGTTAAATAAGAAGTGCCATACTGGTTTCAGCCAATAGAGCCATAACATAAGCATCCCAATTGTTAACCCAATACAGCTCTACAGCAAACATCCCCAGAACTGGGTTTAACATGTTCATACATTATGGCAGCTCAGCTCCATGTCTGACAGCATGCCATTCCTGGGTACTACAGATTTTATGAGTACAGGATAGagacagccagagagagagagagagcgagcaattGACTACTTTCACATGTGAAATGAAGTTTCATTTCCATGAATACTCATGCATTTGACTTTCAAATCCACTTCCTGCAAACCCTCATCGTGCCTCAATAACAGCTGCTGGGGTTACTCTGTACTAGAGAGTGAGAGCTCAGGGAATGAATATTTTATATACTGATCCCAAGGCCTGTTGCCACTCCGGATACAGGCTACAGAATGACAGAACAGAACCCAAGGAGAACCAGTCAGCTATGAACCCAGggacagagaatcatagaatatcagggttggaagggacctcaggaggtcatctagtccaaccccctgctcaaagcggaccaatccccaactaaatcatcccagccaggagaAATCCAAATGAGAGATGCTACATTTTAAGTCCCACTCCAACCTGAGAAATCACGTCTGAAAGAAGATCAGAAGAGAAAGAATGGGTTGATGTGTGTGTGCTAAGGTACAGATGTGTAAATGTTATGTCAAAATTTTtcattgtaatacaaatattacaaacCAAATATTCATGACATGCCTGTATATCTAAAGCAAGCAGCAGAGTTGTTCGAATTTCTACAGGAAGGAGCAGCAGTAACTTTACTGCTTAATGGCTTTGGCTTTAGAAAGTATTATAGAAGTACTACACATTATGTTTGCAATGGGTTTGTGCTATTAACTCTTTGTGCAGTGAAGAGTTGTATGATACTGTCTCCTGGTAACTGACCGGAAGCTGCTTATAACACTTACATTCAGGGTTGTCCATTCAATCACTCTGCAATACATGTGCAAGAACATAAGACTTTCCAAAAAGTCCTGAGAGACCAGAACCACTGGTCTGTGTTTCAGCAAAGAGTAGAGCTGAGGGGCAAAAAAGGGGAGTGTAATTGTGGATGTAAGTAATTTATGTCCCTTACATTTTACATGAGCATGGCTGAAGTAACTTGCACACTCAGCTGGATATTAGAGCAAACATAGTAACATAGTTTTTGCACTATTCACCCATCTTTGCCACCTACTCCTCCCCCGCCCAACTGAAGTAACTGTCTGCGTTAGCTTGTAACTTGCCAGATATCTACAGACCGTTGCATGGGGAGAGGATGCAGTTCCTGAGAGCATGATGAGAGGCCTTTAGGATGATCGAACTCTTTGGATTCAGGCAAAGGCACTTCAGCTTCTCTTGGAGGGATTCTTGGGGGTCTGAGTATATCACCACAAGCACTTGTTAAGGGAAAGTTAACAGAGCCCAGTTCAcacatgtaaatctggagtgcgATAGTTTAAGTCAATGTTATTGAATTAAAATCCTAGCTCTAAGAATTTGCCCCACGTGCTGCAAAGAGGAAGTGGCTTAATTTGGATTCTCAAgcatggagaaaaaaatatataatgagGCAACGAAACACATTTATAAATAGCTTTAATGCAGAAGAGATATTTACAGTAACCATTTCCCCCGTGAATTTCCCATGTGTTTTCCCATATATCATGATACAGTAGGCCCCACTCAGAAGTGGAGGGCCAGAAAGGTGTCTGTGGTAAGGTCAATATTGTAAAATCATGCAGCGTTCAAGCAGGCTGCAGAACTCCCAGCCACAAGACATCAGTGGATTAGCCGGATTGAAAGAGGGACTGGATGTTTATGTGTGTTACCAGAAAATCCAATTCCAGTATTGAGGAGTGTTTGAAAAAAGTCTTGGAAGGGCTCTAAaccttcctgatttacaccacaaaATATGTCTAGCTAGGGGCATCAGAGGGAAACTTTCCCAAGGAGCAGGTTATCTCAGAGCTGCCTATTGCAGGGTTCCTTCAACTTTCTTCTGAAGCTTCTGGAACTGGCCTctggatattgggctagatggactgcaggtctgacccagtctggcagtGCCTATCTCCTATCAGTGATGTAAATCCAAGACAATGTTTTTGCTGATTCTCCTTGAGCTCCTAGTCTCTAGACTTGCGCTGAGACCAGAAAGATGCCTCACTAATTCTCATctagtctcctgttctttttccttgcAGGAAGGAAAGTCCAAAACTCCTTGGACCTTCCCAGTCCATTATGTCAACTGTAAATGACACCAAATGCAAATCTGCTGTGTTCCTTCTCAccgggatacctgggcaggaagacGTTCATCtgtggatctccatccccttttGTTTCATGTATCTTATTTCGATATtaggaaattcagtcattctgttcattattaaaacagatccaagcctccatgagcccatgtacattttcctttccatgttggccgTCACAGATCTTGGCTTATCGTTAGCCACAATACCGACGATACTGGGCATATTCTTGTTTAACTCTAGGGAGATAAGCTTTGATGCCTGTTTtgcccagctgttcttcatccactcGCTTCAATTCATTGAATCCTCCATGCTCTTGCTGATGGCCTTTGACCGCTTCGTcgcaatctgtaacccactgagaTATGTTTCCATCTTAACCCAGAAGAGAATAGCCAAGCTGGGATTTCTGTTTGTGCTAAGAGGGTTGGCCATAGTATTCCCAGTCCCCTTTCTCCTAAAACGGTTCCAGTATTGTCGAGCTaatgtcctctcccattcctactgCCTGCACCAGGACGTTATTAAGATGGCTTGTTCGGACATCACATTCAATAGCATCTATGGCTTGGTTGTTACACTCTTAACAGTGGGTTTGGACTCACTTctcatcttcctctcttatgtgatgatcctcAAAGCAGTGCTGAGCATTGCGTCCCAGGTGGAGTGCCTCAGGGTCTTGAATACCTGTGTCTCCCACTTCTGCGCTGTCCTGCTCTTCTACACTCCAGAAATTGGTTTGTCTGTGCTACACAGATTTGGGAAGGGCTCTTCTCCCTTATTTCAGATTCTCCTGGGCTACATCTACTTGCTGATCCCACCTCTGATTAATCCAATTGTGTACAGCGTGAAAAGCGAACACCTTCGTGAGAGGATGATCAGGGTGTTCATCAAGTGAAGGTTCAGTTCATCACCTGGCTCCAGCGCTGGTAACACAGGGGATGAAAAACACGGGCCACCTAATGCAACCTGGACTCTTGCATCTTAGATGACATGAGCTACTGAGCTCCACTCTGTAGAGAGAGGTTCAGGTGGGGTCTAAGGACAGAGGTGGGTGAAGGAGGACAGCTCACTGGCGGATGGAGAGCAAGGCAGCCAGCAGCATTTACAAAGTGACTGTGTTCATGGAGAGCCAGGGGACTGGTTGGATGTTGGCCCATAAAGAGCCCTATCAGTGGCTGCTCCCCTCTCAGAATTCCTGTCTATATAGTCAATAAAGAGAAAAGTGTTGGATGTTGTTTCCCATTACACCTGGCCTGTCATTGTCCCGTCTCTGGTTAAACATCCATGAGCTATGAAGAAAGCTGCAGAGGTCTTCTGCAGTCACAGTCTTGGCCCTTCCTGAGCGCTCTGGGTACTGTGTGATCCATAGGTGCTGAACCAGCTGTGGACAGGGGCTATTCAAGGGACAAGGACACTCACCCTTCCCCCATGCCCTCAGCCAGGTGCTTGTGACTGAGTCGTGTCCCAGACTTGATAAATGCAGGAACCCCAGAAGAAGCCATTCAGGCAGCCCACCCCTGTTTATGGCTTTGCACACACAACACGCCTGCTTATCCCAAACCCAGCTGGCCATAATGCCACcaaggcagagcagagctgtgtgtgtgaatggtgATCTGATACACAGGAGTCCTGGCAAGAGACTAATGCAAAGGGGTGGAAACAGGCCTCAGCTCCCCAACAGAGCCACGGttagctcccagcccagcccagcccattcaGGGTAGGgagaccaccttttcaaaagggaAAAGTAGGACACATGTAGGagccccatctcttccctgaTCCCACCCCTACCCCTCTTCTTCACCTCAAACCTGCACCCCCTgtcccttctctttcccccaagCCCTAAGCACTGGctaggccagaagccagagccaggccgatgtaagagctgcccagggagaaggggctacgggggctggggggaccctggaacctccacctgccctgggatgGTGGCAGTGCCTTGGGGGGAAAGAGGACCAGGGGCAGGACCTCATTGTGAGGGGGACCTAAGTATCTActcagccccccacacacaccaggtAGAGCTGGCACTGCCCATGAGTGTCAGGTAGGAGCGGAGCAGTACTGCAGAGAATTCAGACTTGGACAGAGTGAGCTGAACTCTTGGGAGCCATTACCAATGGGCGGaggtcagcccagcccccaggctgctctaaacACCTCTGAGCCAGGGGGAGAACAGGCCAATGAATTAAACCCGTGTAGCTGGCTCCGTGCCATCCCCACTCTCTGCAGCGCAGGGGGGAGCTCTGCTGGTGCACCAGAGAATCCAGCCGGGCCTGTCACTGCTTGGAAGGCTGGTCCGGTGGTCTAGGACTGCTGTGTGACTCAAGAGATTTGAGTTTGATTCCCTTGTCatatgtgaccatgggcaagccATTGGCTGTCTCTGAGCCTCTGCACAGGTGGATAATagtcctgccctgcctcacagcggTGACGggaagataaatacattcaaggtgttcagatactgtgAGACCCTAAAATCAGGACTATGTCAGCGTTCCCAGAGCAACAACTTTGTCTAGAAAAGGCCTCTTACCACAGCCCCCTGTGACAGCTGGTTCTGGGAAGCCCCATGACTCTAGCACCTGGGTGTCTGTGACAGATGTGGGGGTGCTCAGGGATGACAGTGAGGGGTAGGGAGTGGATTTCATTTGTCTTTGGTGTCTGAGACCTTGGAGTGCACCTGCATCAGGTTTTCTAGCTTTTCAgcaactcactttaaaaaaaaaactgaaagctgagattcctgtCTAGTTTCTTGATTCCAgaagttggggctttaagaaaaacaggaaTGAGTGTGAGACTCCCAATAAAATCCCAGGAGTTGGTGCTGCTGGCTGCACCTCAAGCAGAGGACCCACAAACAAAGGCACTGACGGTTAGATAGTGGACATTTCTGGTCACACAGTCTATCAGTGACAGACACCCTTTGCCCTCTGCACTGGGCTACAGGGCCCGCGGTTGTAAGGAACAGGGTTATGCCAAGACAGCCAGATATAACCGTGTCAGGCTCTCAGAGTCACTGGTACCTGAGGCACAGCTCAGACGGTCTCTCTTCATGTTGAGTCATGAGACACGCACACGCCAGCTAAGCAAGGCCATGCAATTTCTTAATAGAAAGGGGGgtgaccccagcccagctccaaatGCCTGCTGCTCACTCTCATTGGGAACcaaacaaacccctcccccagatcCAGCTACTCCCAGCTACTTGGTGATGCTGGAAATTTGGATGCAGGGTGGAAGGTCTATTTCCAGCTCTAGAGTGGCTCTCGTTGCTCGTGGAGCGGAGGGGGTCAGGATCAGACAGACGTGCATCACAGCAGGGCTCTGTTCGGGCAGGCAACACTCTACAGATCCTTCGCTCTCTCAAAGCACGTCCTGATTCCCCCTCTTACTGCCGAGCTGCAGGAGGGGCCCAGAACTCCCTTGTCAAAGGGAGCTGTGCTAATGACAGGGCTTATCAGCAAGGGGTGTTGGGAAGAGTTCAGGTTCTCCACCCAGTGTCCCACATCACCCATATGAGGCAAACAGAGCTGAAATCTCTGTGAGACACTTAGCTGTGGTCTCAATTATTGCAGAGTCCAAGCAGCTTTCAATCTGTAACATATTTACCAGCATAACAGCCCTTTGCGGTAGGGCAGAGCTATTAATACCACTGGGCAGACCTTCCCCTGCTGGTGACACCCATGTTCTGAAAGAGgacacagccccctgccctgtaCTACAAggtcccagccccaggcccttaaagaaacagtaggGTGGAATTTCCCAAAGCTTTAACTATTACCCAGGACCATCTTCCTTTCTCCCAGTAGCTGTCTCTACAAGACTTCTGTCAGCTCCAAAAGTCACAGGAAGCTTAAAGGGCCACACCCTGGAGCAAAGGTTGAATGACCCCTCTAATCTTTCCTACCTATAAAGCGGAGAGTCTCCAACATACCATCTCTAATGGCAACTGAATTAGGGTGATCACCCATCCCAAATTGGGCAGGAGAGACCTGAAATACAGAGTTTGATTCCTGGTCCCAGGCTAAATGACTCCAGGATAACATTTGTCCCAAATTCCTTGTAGTGATGCTCCACAATGGACAGAGGCTCATAGGAAGCACCGCCCTTTTCCAGGTAGGGATGCTGAGGTGGTCCTTAGCGCCCCCTCACtatgaagccccgccccctgctcctctttccccgaaggccctgcccccagctcgaGGCAGGTGAAGGGTCCCGGGTTCTCCAAAGCAGATCTGGCTTCTGGCCTCTCCAGTGGGTGGAGCTCTCTAAAACAAAGGCTTTCCTACCCTCTGGCCCCATTCTCCTCCTTTACTCAGGAGCCCCCTCACCGACGTCCCTGCTGGGGTCAGCCTTGTTTCAGGCTTGCTGCAACCCCTGTTCCTCTTTTTCCctggaggccctgcccctgcctcatcTCTTCCCACTAAGCCCTGCCCCCTGTACCCCAGAGGCTCCTTACCTCGGCCAGGCCAGAGCCAGACTGTGGTAAGAGCTACCCCAAGAGCCCAAGCCGCTGTGAGGAGGCCCAGACTCTCCACCTTCCCTGGGAGTTcatcctgggggggcagggacccaggctgggggctccTCACAATGGCTCTGGCTCCGTGgacagctcttaccatggcccggcGCTGGCTTCTGGTCTGGAgagggggtggagccttgggtaatgaggagaagcagggggtggggtcctgggagaagagatggggcagagggtggggcagagggtgaagatgagcagagggtggggcttcaaggggaaaggagaggaatgGGGCGAGGTCACAAAGGGGACAGGACTCCTGCCTGTGTCCCACTTGTGCCTTTTGAAGAGGTGGTCACCCTGCACtgaatgggctgggctgggataggAGACAGCCATGCCTCTGTGAGGGAGCTGAGGACTATTTCCACTCCTTTagaagcagctggagcagcacaaatggaggaggagggaatctGGGCCGGAGCCTCTTGCCAGTACTCCTCTGTGTCAGACCCGCACTCACACATGCCGCTCTTCCCTGCCTTGGTGGGGAGTGGGCTTAGCAGGTGTACGGTGTGCAGAGCCATCAAAGGGGCTGCCCACATGGCTTCTCCGGGGACTGCTGCATTAATCATGTCTCTGACAGGATTCAGTCACGTGCACATGGCTGAGCACATAGGGGAGGGGTGGTATCTGAGCCCCTTGAATACGCCTGTccacagctggagcagagctcctGGATCACACAGATTCCAGAGCACTCAGGAAGGGCCAGGACTCTGACTGCAGAACAGCCCCACAGATTTTTTCATGGCCCGTGGACGTTTAGCCAGAGACGGGACAGTGACAGGCCAGGTGTAACGGGAAACAACATCCCTGTCCCTTCTCTTTATTAACTGTATCAGGAGGAATTCTAATGTCAGAGCAGCCACAGAAACGGCTCTTTATGGGCCAACATCCCAGCGGTCCCCTGGCTCTCCATGAGCACAGTCACTTTGtaaatgctgctgcctgccttggtctccttcccccaagtGCGCTGTCCTCACTCACCAGCAGGTGGGAATGGCGACTATACCATTGCTTCAGGTCTCATACCACATCTGAACCTCTCTCTACAGAGTGTAGATCAGTAGCTTAAGCCATCTCGGATGTAAGGGTCTAGGATGAATTAGATGTGTGACAGTATTGAcgtgaactgtgactgtatagaccattgttgcaaccaaggtcctatagttgcaccaaatcttgtacgaAGGAGGTCAAGTacgtgtctatgaaaaggttatgatttgcttgttatgattatgctatctgtattcATGGatcattttgtatttaatgttataagtattggctctatacctgtttcaaatgttggctcctggggtaacgcccacGAAGTAATCAGCCAGatatgctgtcaaggttccttccccactctgaactctagggtacagatgtggggacctgcatgaaaacctcctaagcttacttttaccagcttaggttaaaacttctccaaggtacaaattaattttaccctttgcccttggaatttccactgccaccaccaaacattaactgggtttactgggaaacatagtttggacacatctttccccccataATCCTccaaacccttgcaccccacttcctggggaaggtttggtaaaaatcctcaccaatttgcataggtgaccacagacccaaacccttggatcttagaacaatgaaaaagcattcagttttcttacaagaagacttttaatagaagtaaaggaatcacctttgtaaaatcaggatggtagataccttacagggtaattagattcaaaacattgagaatccctctaggcaaaaccttaagttacaaaaaagacacacagacaggaatagtcattctattcagcacagctattttctcagccatttaaagaaattgtaatctaacacatacctagctagattacttactaagttctaagtctccattcctgttctgtccccggcaaaagcatcacacagacagatccagaccctttgtttttctccctcctcccagcttttgaaagtatcttgtctcctcattggccattttggtcaggtgccagcgaggttacctttagcttcttaaccctttacaggtgagaggatttttcctctggccaggagggattttaaaggggtttacccttccctttatatttatgatatatgccatgtaagatatctgcaaaaatgctataatttgccagatatgataattttgtttatatgtttgtatcgcCTTTGTATTCTGatttatagatatgtatgtatgtctgtatttcaaattacagacatgaaggtcgctatcttacaacaaaaaaaacttcaaatccagactccagcgagaaactgctgaattggaattcatttgcaaattggatactattaatttaggcttaaatagagactgggagtggctaagtcattatgcaaggtagcctatttccccttgttttttcctacactccccccccagacgttctggttaaacttggatttatgctggaaatggcccaccttgattatcatacacattgtaaggagagtggtcagtttggatgagctattgccagcgggagagtgagtttgtgtggggggggggcgggtggagaaaacctggattggtgctggaaatggcccaccttgattatcatgcacattgtagggaggctggtcactttggatgagctattaccagcaggagagtgagtttgtgtgtgtatgggggtcggggggggtgagaaaacctggatttgtgctggaaatggcccaccttgattttcatacacattgtaaggagagttgtcactttggataagctattaccagcaggagagtgagtttgtgtgggggggggcggagggtgagaaaacttggatttgtgctggaaatggcccaacttgatgatcatacacattgtaaggagagtgatcactttagataagctattaccagcaggagagtggggtgggaggaggtattgtttcatggtctctgtgtatataatgtcttctgcagtttccacagtatgcatccgatgaagtgagctgtagctcacgaaagcttatgctcaaataaattggttagtctctaaggtgccacaagtactccttttctttttgcgaatacagactaacacggctgttactctaaaacctgtaTTTCAAACTGGTGCTATGCTTCTGAGTGACAACCCCAGACTGTTCGGCATCAGCACTCCTAGCCTGCTTCATGGCCCATTAAGGACGATCaactatacaactgacccattgagagaaggcagatccACCTTGtggctcagcaaggcatgcagggacatgcctatggacagaactctaaggcttccaaGCCATATGTTGGGCaccttgtgtttgaaacaaaggaagcacaggctgcACGGTAagggactataaaaggcagctgcatcttctccattttgtcttcaatcctgctcctTATCTCTGGagaaactttgctacaaactgaagctctgaacaatggacttgaatgacccatcccagctgtggatgtactcaaGAGCCTTaaacttaagccagcagtttattccatcacagcTACAAGCCTGAAACAAGAACTGTGCACTGCATTTTGCCATTACTTTGTGTagttgattccatttaaccaattttaacg carries:
- the LOC102935717 gene encoding olfactory receptor 51G2, whose protein sequence is MSTVNDTKCKSAVFLLTGIPGQEDVHLWISIPFCFMYLISILGNSVILFIIKTDPSLHEPMYIFLSMLAVTDLGLSLATIPTILGIFLFNSREISFDACFAQLFFIHSLQFIESSMLLLMAFDRFVAICNPLRYVSILTQKRIAKLGFLFVLRGLAIVFPVPFLLKRFQYCRANVLSHSYCLHQDVIKMACSDITFNSIYGLVVTLLTVGLDSLLIFLSYVMILKAVLSIASQVECLRVLNTCVSHFCAVLLFYTPEIGLSVLHRFGKGSSPLFQILLGYIYLLIPPLINPIVYSVKSEHLRERMIRVFIK